A DNA window from Chryseobacterium sp. MEBOG06 contains the following coding sequences:
- the rimP gene encoding ribosome assembly cofactor RimP has product MEFRKRIEELLNEFLETRQDLFLIDLKISAGDDITVILDGDNGVSLQDCLDASRAIEFNMDREEHDFSLQVMSAGLSEPLVTPRQFGKNIGREIEVMLEDSSKIEGELSKVDEEKITLILRYRKPKDIGKGKVDAEEEKEIPYSEIKKALVVIKF; this is encoded by the coding sequence ATGGAGTTTAGAAAAAGAATTGAAGAATTATTAAATGAATTCCTTGAGACAAGACAAGATCTGTTTCTTATTGATCTTAAGATCTCTGCAGGGGATGATATTACAGTGATTTTAGATGGAGACAATGGAGTTTCTTTGCAGGATTGCCTTGATGCAAGCCGTGCAATAGAGTTCAATATGGATCGTGAAGAACATGACTTTAGTCTGCAGGTGATGTCTGCAGGATTAAGTGAGCCTTTGGTTACTCCAAGACAGTTTGGTAAAAACATTGGAAGAGAAATTGAAGTGATGCTGGAGGATTCTTCTAAAATTGAAGGAGAATTGTCAAAAGTAGATGAAGAGAAGATCACCCTTATTCTACGTTACCGTAAGCCGAAAGATATCGGTAAAGGCAAGGTAGATGCAGAGGAGGAGAAAGAAATACCTTACTCCGAGATCAAAAAAGCATTAGTAGTAATTAAATTTTAA
- the nusA gene encoding transcription termination factor NusA yields the protein MDNIALIESFGDFKDEKGISKIDLMAIIEDSLKTLLRKRFDSDDHFDVIVNPDKGDFQIFLNKTIVEDEMSEDDDLEIEISEAKKIDSTFEVGEDFTMEIPVAQLGRRNILTLKQILATKLQEHNNAMLYEQFRDKIGEIVVGEIHHIRHKHVILLDDEGNEFILPKENQIPSDFFKKGENIRAIVETVDFKGSKPQIIISRTAPKFLEKLLELEIPEIQDGTIILKKVVRIPGEKAKIAVDAYDDRIDPVGACVGVKGSRIHGVVRELKNENIDVIQWSKNPEILVKRALGNVTVNKIEINEETNYALVYTPVEEISKVIGKQGQNIRLASWLTGYEIDVYRESSEDDDVELREFNDDIEQWILDEFKKVGLTTAKSVLDKETESLLNMVDLEEETIEEVKRVLREEFED from the coding sequence ATGGATAATATAGCGTTGATTGAATCCTTTGGTGATTTTAAAGACGAAAAGGGGATCAGTAAAATTGATCTTATGGCAATTATTGAGGATTCACTGAAGACACTTTTGAGAAAAAGATTTGATTCAGATGACCACTTTGACGTGATTGTGAACCCAGATAAAGGAGATTTTCAGATATTTTTGAATAAAACAATTGTAGAAGATGAGATGTCTGAAGACGATGATTTGGAAATTGAAATTTCTGAAGCAAAGAAGATTGACTCTACATTTGAAGTAGGTGAGGATTTTACAATGGAAATTCCTGTGGCTCAGTTGGGAAGAAGAAATATTCTTACACTGAAGCAGATTCTGGCTACAAAACTTCAGGAGCATAATAATGCAATGCTGTATGAACAGTTTAGAGATAAAATTGGAGAAATAGTTGTTGGGGAAATTCACCATATCCGTCACAAGCACGTGATTTTGTTGGATGATGAAGGGAATGAATTTATTTTACCAAAAGAAAACCAGATCCCATCCGATTTCTTTAAAAAGGGTGAGAATATCAGAGCTATTGTTGAGACAGTAGATTTTAAAGGTTCAAAACCACAGATTATTATTTCCAGAACTGCACCTAAGTTTCTTGAAAAGTTACTTGAGTTGGAAATTCCTGAAATCCAGGACGGAACTATTATCCTGAAAAAGGTAGTAAGAATTCCTGGGGAGAAGGCGAAGATTGCAGTAGATGCTTATGATGACAGAATTGATCCGGTAGGAGCTTGTGTTGGAGTGAAAGGATCCAGAATTCATGGCGTTGTAAGAGAGTTGAAAAATGAAAACATCGATGTTATTCAGTGGTCTAAAAACCCTGAGATTTTGGTGAAGAGAGCGTTAGGAAATGTTACGGTTAACAAGATTGAGATCAATGAGGAGACCAATTATGCATTGGTATATACTCCGGTTGAAGAAATTTCTAAAGTAATCGGAAAACAAGGTCAAAATATCAGACTGGCTTCTTGGTTGACAGGATATGAGATTGATGTATACAGAGAGTCCAGCGAGGATGACGATGTTGAATTGAGAGAATTCAACGACGACATTGAGCAGTGGATTTTGGATGAGTTTAAGAAAGTAGGACTTACGACTGCAAAATCAGTATTGGATAAAGAAACTGAAAGTCTTTTAAATATGGTAGACCTTGAAGAAGAAACAATTGAAGAGGTTAAACGTGTTCTGAGAGAAGAATTTGAAGATTAA